A genomic region of Oryza glaberrima chromosome 1, OglaRS2, whole genome shotgun sequence contains the following coding sequences:
- the LOC127760686 gene encoding abhydrolase domain-containing protein C22H12.03, translated as MAAAAASAAPRVLSAEPRRRDPVAVGVPPWRLSPGSRVRAASRARQENVRRGQLISTNIKSRPLLCPPCRCAQMALANTRIAYQPDVQKHSGVLAYELVQGSLVQWNSFMDKSVPDPPTAVLLHGILGSRKNWGSFAKRLAQEFPMWQFLLVDLRCHGDSASIKKRGPHTVASTALDVLKLIVQLRLTPRVLVGHSFGGKVALSMVEQAAKPLARPVRVWVLDATPGKVRAGGDGEDHPAELIESLRRMPMQVSSKQEVVDALVKEQFSVDVARWVATNLRRSSPLGSLSSSSFSWIFDLNGISDMYKSYEETNLWGIVENVPRGVHINFLKAERSLHRWALDDLQRIHTAEELAADEGGGVEMHVLEDAGHWVHADNPDGLFRILSSTFRIEATIRGMQN; from the exons atggcggcggcggcggcgtcggcggcgccgcgcgtcCTCTCCgcggagccgaggaggagggaTCCGGTCGCCGTGGGAGTCCCCCCGTGGCGGCTGTCACCGGGGAGTAGGGttcgcgccgcctcgcgcgctCGCCAG GAAAATGTTCGTCGTGGCCAGTTGATATCGACTAATATCAAATCAAGGCCATTGCTGTGCCCTCCATGCCGTTGTGCTCAGATGGCATTGGCCAACACAAGGATTGCTTATCAGCCTGATGTTCAGAAGCATAGTGGAGTTTTG GCCTATGAGCTGGTTCAAGGGAGCCTT GTGCAATGGAACTCATTTATGGACAAATCAGTACCTGATCCACCAACAGCTGTTCTCCTTCATGGCATCCTTGGGAGCAGGAAAAACTGGG GATCTTTTGCGAAGAGGCTGGCTCAGGAATTTCCGATGTGGCAG TTCCTCTTGGTTGATTTGCGTTGCCATGGAGATTCAGCGTCAATTAAGAAAAGAGGACCGCATACTGTTGCCTCAACTGCTCTTGATGTTCTAAAGCTG ATAGTGCAGCTCAGGCTAACCCCACGGGTGCTGGTTGGTCACAGCTTTGGTGGAAAAG TGGCTCTGAGCATGGTAGAACAAGCTGCAAAACCGCTTGCACGTCCTGTCAGG GTATGGGTTCTTGATGCTACTCCTGGCAAGGTTCGTGCTGGGGGAGATGGCGAAGATCACCCTGCTGAACTTATTGAGTCCCTCAGAAGAATGCCTATGCAG GTTTCTTCAAAGCAAGAAGTGGTGGATGCTCTAGTTAAAGAACAATTTTCTGTGGATGTTGCACGG TGGGTGGCTACAAATCTCCGACGAAGCAGTCCATTAGGGTCACTATCGTCTTCAAGCTTCTCATGGATTTTTGACCTAAATGGCATATCTGACATGTACAAGTCCTATGAAGAGACTAACTTATG GGGGATTGTAGAGAATGTACCAAGGGGTGTTCATATTAATTTCCTTAAAGCTGAAAGAAGTTTGCATAGATGGGCTCTTGATGATCTCCAGAGAATTCATACTGCTGAGGAACTGGCTGCAGATGAGGGTGGAGGAGTTGAAATGCACGTGCTTGAAGATGCTGGACATTGG GTTCATGCAGATAACCCTGATGGGCTATTTAGAATTCTCTCATCAACCTTCCGCATCGAGGCTACCATAAGAGGGATGCAGAATTGA
- the LOC127760685 gene encoding putative receptor protein kinase ZmPK1 — protein MPAMADNPPLIMLLAFLFSALLLLSPAHGGSRLQRGESLSVERASDILVSSNGVFAFGFYNLSSTVFTVSVWFAASAGRTVAWTANRDRPVHGAGSKLTLRRDGRLVLADYDGTPVWQTNSSSGAAAAAELTDSGNLVVTSHGGDVLWQSFDYPTDTLLPGQPVTATARLSTTDVLHPTSHYALRFDDRYLLSLAYDGPDISNIYWPDPDASSWANGRISYNASRRGVLDDAGRFLASDNTTFVASDTGAAAGGVTWRRLTLDHDGNLRLYSLRDADGGWSVSWMAFSQPCGIHGLCGWNGLCVYTPRPACSCPPGYVPADAGDRGKGCRPTFNLTCGGGGGRPEMGFARLPQTDFWGSDLNLFSSISVDGCKAACLELCNCVAFEYKDDVSDCYLKSALFNGKTYPGYPGTVYLKLPANLVAESDTYTAAPAATAAVNLACDAARTEEVLLSFPAASPDTSSWRYYYGFLSAFFAVELCFIAFGWWFTARSRPATSEQWAAEEGYRVVTDHFRRFTYGELRKATKNFKDVIGHGRYGSVYRGVLAGAGDDRAVAVKKLKAATPQRGDDEFETEVSVVGRINHMNLVRIRGVCSERHRRRRLLVYEYVDNGSLATWLFGAKETLNWNQRYNIAVGVAKGLAYLHHECLDWIIHCDIKPENILLDEDFEPKISDFGLAKMQQRRDLDDPASFSIKGTRGYMAPEWVSSLPITEKVDVYSYGVVLLELVRGARMADLATDSVGDTEIAMRQLVWKIREGLKIGDRSWVISLVDRRLNGSFVYSQVALMLEVATSCLEKERNQRPSMNDVVKKFYTSDKKVEFIGEMSS, from the coding sequence ATGCCAGCCATGGCGGACAATCCTCCATTGATCATGCTCCTCGCGTTCTTGTTctctgctcttcttcttctttctccggCTCATGGCGGCAGCCGCCTTCAAAGAGGTGAATCGCTCTCCGTGGAACGCGCCTCCGACATCCTCGTGTCCTCCAATGGCGTTTTCGCGTTCGGCTTCTACAACCTCTCCTCCACCGTCTTCACCGTCTCCGTCTggttcgccgcctccgccggccggaCCGTCGCCTGGACGGCCAACCGCGACCGGCCGGTGCACGGCGCGGGGTCGAAGCTCACGCTGCGGCGAGACGGGCGCCTCGTGCTCGCCGACTACGACGGCACGCCGGTGTGGCAGACCAACTcgagctccggcgccgccgccgccgcggagctgACGGACTCCGGCAACCTCGTCGTGACAAGCCATGGCGGGGACGTGTTGTGGCAGAGCTTCGACTACCCGACCGACACGCTGCTGCCGGGGCagccggtgacggcgacggcgaggctgtCCACGACGGACGTGCTCCACCCGACGAGCCACTACGCGCTCCGGTTCGACGATCGCTACCTCCTCTCGCTGGCGTACGACGGCCCGGACATCTCCAACATCTACTGGCCGGACCCCGACGCCAGCAGCTGGGCCAACGGCAGGATCTCCTACAACGCCAGCCGCCGGGGCGTGCTCGACGACGCCGGCAGGTTCCTCGCCAGCGACAACACCACGTTCGTCGCGTCCGacacgggcgccgccgccggcggcgtcacgTGGCGGCGGCTGACGCTGGACCACGACGGCAACCTCCGGCTGTACAGCCTGCGCGACGCCGACGGGGGGTGGTCGGTTTCTTGGATGGCCTTCTCCCAGCCGTGCGGCATCCATGGCCTCTGCGGCTGGAACGGCCTCTGCGTGTACACGCCGCGGCCCGCATGCTCGTGCCCTCCAGGCtacgttcccgccgacgccggcgaccgcggCAAGGGCTGCCGGCCGACGTTCAACCtcacctgcggcggcggcggtggccggccggaGATGGGCTTCGCGCGGCTGCCGCAGACAGACTTCTGGGGCTCCGACCTCAACCtcttctcctccatctccgTCGACGGATGCAAGGCGGCGTGCCTCGAGCTCTGCAACTGCGTGGCGTTCGAGTACAAGGATGACGTCAGCGACTGCTACCTCAAGTCGGCGCTCTTCAACGGCAAGACCTACCCCGGCTACCCCGGCACGGTGTACCTCAAGCTTCCGGCGAACTTGGTGGCGGAGTCAGACACCTACaccgccgccccggccgccaccgccgccgttaaTCTCGCCTGCGACGCCGCGCGAACAGAGGAggttctcctctccttcccggcCGCCTCCCCGGACACGTCGTCCTGGCGCTACTACTACGGGTTCCTCTCGGCGTTCTTCGCCGTGGAGCTCTGCTTCATCGCCTTCGGGTGGTGGTTCACGGCGAGAAGCCGGCCGGCGACGTCGGAGCAatgggcggcggaggaagggtACAGGGTGGTCACCGACCATTTCCGGCGGTTCACCTACGGCGAGCTCAGGAAGGCAACCAAGAACTTCAAGGACGTGATCGGCCATGGCCGGTACGGCTCCGTGTACAGGggcgtcctcgccggcgccggcgacgaccgcgcCGTGGCCGTCAAGAAACTCAAGGCCGCGACGCCGCAGCGTGGGGATGACGAGTTCGAGACCGAGGTGAGCGTCGTCGGCCGGATCAACCACATGAACCTGGTGAGAATCCGCGGCGTCTGCTCggagcgccaccgccggcggcggctgctggtgtACGAGTACGTGGACAACGGGTCGCTCGCCACGTGGCTGTTTGGCGCCAAGGAGACTCTCAATTGGAACCAAAGGTACAACATTGCCGTTGGTGTGGCCAAAGGTTTGGCCTATCTCCACCATGAGTGCCTCGACTGGATCATCCACTGCGACATCAAGCCAGAGAACATACTTCTCGACGAGGATTTCGAGCCCAAGATCAGCGATTTCGGGCTCGCGAAGATGCAACAGAGGAGGGATCTCGATGATCCCGCCTCGTTTAGCATCAAAGGGACCAGAGGGTACATGGCTCCGGAATGGGTTTCGAGTCTTCCGATAACCGAAAAGGTTGACGTGTACAGCTACGGTGTTGTGCTTCTGGAGCTGGTTAGAGGGGCCAGAATGGCGGATTTGGCCACGGATAGCGTTGGTGATACGGAGATTGCGATGAGACAGTTGGTGTGGAAGATCAGGGAAGGGTTGAAGATTGGTGATCGGTCATGGGTAATCAGCTTGGTGGATCGTAGGTTGAATGGTAGCTTCGTTTACTCACAAGTGGCGTTGATGCTGGAGGTGGCTACGTCGTGTTTGGAGAAAGAAAGGAACCAAAGACCAAGTATGAATGATGTAGTTAAGAAGTTTTACACATCAGACAAAAAGGTTGAATTCATTGGGGAAATGTCAAGCTAG